A genomic region of Fusarium falciforme chromosome 4, complete sequence contains the following coding sequences:
- a CDS encoding Chitin synthase — protein MSFLGIPPPNGESSSSAERFNSMTSQGLNSMTPQGSHPPVSYNQVSQYQLRPGGTGSRDSSVIRGINGDFHPGVQTPRSGVTQASWLTHGGNDSSLSFTSSIQQEEAKLRWDSDEELKKMSKSMLMLQKWGLIIGLVGLNAALIYIGWRYYEVYYFLLVLLSSNTILQTFMCFCIMLHWFCTHILGFWWKPKENVPDEPEKMVLLLPCYNETYEELTRSLDSLITQKNIENHPRVIFIVVDGNVRGPGMTKTTQGYLLEDILEPGPSRDFENGYRARDGLFMPVKTQTGFYRGIPYVFVGKRYNQGKRDSLCFARSLLYHFKQRSENVVTMFNNDLFEYIGNNFVQAGLDDVTYLCGMDADTVFDEMCIWEMIKEIRKNPKLVGVCGHVCVDFDGHNWGLWSLYQSVEYSQTQGLRRMFQSRITGKVNCLPGCCQLIRVDEATFGDAVLRERFGYCPKPNDIMTQHIMGNYSEDSIHASIIFSLFPRKQTAQALRAKAMTIVPQTWKVFLSQRKRWALGSISNEFVMIFRPGIIPIERLQSVIAVVTWAITPFIIAAFVELLMVFAKRGREVMQDPVFLGLICVLFFRYLYSFCIGFWLPRNNLERAQYFAGFVLHLFTSPFMNIIILVYSLIRSDDFKWGKTREVVRDSNEKDGDDVGGRGTH, from the exons ATGAGCTTCCTGGGGATCCCACCTCCCAACGGGgagtcttcttcctccgctGAGCGATTCAATAGCATGACCTCTCAGGGGCTCAACAGTATGACTCCTCAGGGATCGCACCCGCCCGTATCCTACAACCAAGTGTCTCAGTATCAACTCAGACCTGGCGGGACCGGCTCCCGGGACTCG TCCGTTATTCGAGGCATCAATGGCGACTTTCACCCCGGTGTCCAAACCCCTCGATCAGGCGTAACCCAAGCCTCATGGCTCACCCACGGCGGAAATGACTCGAGCCTCTCCTTCACCTCGTCCatccaacaagaagaagccaagctACGCTGGGACTCGGACGAAGAACTCAAAAAAATGTCCAAGTCGATGCTCATGCTCCAGAAATGGGGTCTCATCATCGGCCTCGTCGGGCTCAACGCTGCACTCATCTACATCGGATGGAGATACTACGAAGTGTACTACTTCCTCCTCGTTCTCCTCAGCTCGAATACAATTCTACAGACGTTCATGTGCTTTTGTATCATGCTTCATTGGTTCTGCACTCATATTCTCGGCTTTTGGTGGAAACCAAAGGAGAATGTTCCGGATGAGCCAGAGAAGATGGTTCTTTTGCTCCCTTGCTACAACGAGACGTACGAAGAGTTGACGCGATCCCTGGACTCTCTGATTACACAAAAGAACATCGAAAACCATCCGCGTGTCATTTTTATCGTCGTTGACGGAAACGTGCGCGGTCCTGGCATGACAAAGACCACTCAAGGCTATCTTCTCGAGGACATCCTGGAACCAGGCCCATCTCGCGACTTTGAGAACGGCTACCGTGCTCGCGACGGTCTCTTTATGCCAGTCAAGACACAGACAGGGTTCTACAGGGGCATTCCATACGTCTTTGTCGGCAAGCGGTACAACCAGGGCAAGCGAGACAGTCTCTGCTTTGCCCGATCGCTCCTTTACCACTTCAAGCAGCGGTCCGAGAACGTCGTCACAATGTTCAACAATGACCTGTTTGAGTACATTGGCAACAACTTTGTCCAAGCTGGCCTCGATGACGTTACGTACCTCTGCGGTATGGATGCTGATACTGTCTTTGACGAGATGTGCATCTGGGAGATGATCAAAGAGATCCGCAAGAACCCCAAGCTTGTCGGCGTATGTGGTCACGTCTGTGTTGACTTTGACGGTCACAACTGGGGTCTTTGGTCCCTGTATCAGTCTGTCGAGTACTCCCAGACACAAGGCCTTCGCCGCATGTTCCAGTCTCGCATTACGGGAAAGGTCAATTGTCTGCCCGGTTGCTGCCAGCTCATCCGCGTCGACGAGGCCACGTTTGGAGATGCTGTACTCAGAGAGCGCTTTGGATATTGCCCCAAACCCAATGATATCATGACACAACACATCATGGGTAACTATTCAGAGGACAGTATTCACgcttccatcatcttcagTCTCTTTCCCCGCAAGCAGACGGCGCAGGCTCTTCGCGCCAAGGCCATGACGATTGTCCCTCAGACATGGAAGGTTTTTCTCTCTCAGCGCAAGCGCTGGGCTTTGGGAAGTATCTCGAATGAGTTTGTCATGATCTTCCGACCGGGTATTATCCCCATCGAGCGACTGCAGAGTGTCATTGCTGTCGTGACTTGGGCCATCACCCCCTTCATCATTGCTGCGtttgttgagcttctcatGGTGTTTGCCAAGAGAGGTAGAGAAGTGATGCAGGACCCCGTCTTTTTAGGTCTCATCTGCGTTTTATTCTTCCGCTAC CTCTACTCATTCTGCATTGGCTTCTGGCTTCCACGCAATAACCTTGAACGAGCCCAGTACTTTGCAGGCTTCGTTCTTCATCTCTTCACTTCTCCATTCATGAACATTATTATCCTCGTTTATTCTCTTATACGCTCTGACGACTTCAAGTGGGGCAAGACTCGCGAAGTTGTTCGCGATAGCAACGAAAAGGACGGTGACGATGTCGGTGGGCGAGGCACGCACTGA
- a CDS encoding Zn(2)-C6 fungal-type domain-containing protein → MKGQTKSRSGCQVCKAKRLKCDESKPGCQNCKDRKIVCPGYQQTLKWSTKHERRSRRNTNDPPNLDQLISAASVSFQEHHVSDTQSHVRSSGATPSLPPTQPSSSSEKGAKAGIVATSYSQPSTQRRLRPVNLKADHALTASANTKLELKPLQPTPSNSEDAEEKQIVVSKGCTSGYIPISSPAQAISEPSTFLIELWFKSVCGAWAAYDSPTNPFRRLGSSLWGSSRPLFYSLQSMAAASLVKRQPEIQEIAASAPRIATEAIIHELRKLFEAPNTVTTIPHALIISLFCLSSSLCWMDHKQLGLQYLRHVRVILSLLEMRSKYLTKEDQKLVEFFKECLIYEESVRSIVTSYKEDISTLVEWTPATYPPYDFVLHPWTGVPPKIIALFGKAMSLCRRSRDTWRGSIAPTYEVMWQAMLDINEAQALEETLLSVEVPALIEDAGEIRKEDGLDMDLHRAAEVFRLSSLLQLYQTFPDLVSRRLPDRIDSGSVTKTTWPTSLALYITGILSEIPAESIRCLQPLLCLGVGSGLRCKTISTEEAPPKLELSDTSWSDMSYPVIGDSKSPKQRHFSDVGLAREFIMDRLRGFGQGPAVGPIVILRELLQAVWSWYDSEAVPGSVHWLDVMADLKYETVFG, encoded by the exons ATGAAGGGGCAGACGAAATCCCGGTCGGGATGCCAGGTGTGCAAGGCGAAAAGG CTGAAGTGTGATGAGAGCAAGCCAGGCTGTCAAAATTGTAAAGACAGAAAGATTGTCTGCCCTGGCTATCAGCAGACGCTCAAATGGTCGACCAAGCATGAGCGGCGCAGCAGGCGCAATACCAATGATCCCCCCAATCTCGATCAACTCATCTCTGCCGCCTCCGTGTCATTTCAAGAGCATCATGTTTCAGACACGCAGAGTCATGTTCGATCGTCCGGGGCCACTCCAAGTCTCCCCCCTACACaaccatcctcttcctcggagAAGGGGGCGAAAGCTGGCATTGTCGCCACAAGTTATTCTCAACCATCAACCCAACGACGTCTGAGGCCAGTCAATCTTAAAGCTGATCATGCTTTGACGGCTTCAGCAAACACGAAGCTTGAGCTCAAGCCACTCCAGCCAACCCCGAGCAACTCCGAAGATGCTGAAGAGAAGCAAATTGTTGTCTCCAAGGGCTGCACCTCAGGTTATATACCAATCAGTTCCCCAGCACAAGCCATCTCCGAACCATCGACATTCCTCATTGAGCTCTGGTTCAAATCCGTGTGCGGCGCCTGGGCAGCCTACGACTCCCCAACGAATCCATTTCGACGACTTGGATCTTCCCTATGGGGCTCGTCACGACCTCTATTCTATTCTCTCCAGAGCATGGCAGCTGCTTCGTTGGTCAAGCGCCAGCCTGAGATCCAAGAGATTGCTGCGTCAGCTCCACGGATCGCGACCGAAGCCATCATACACGAGCTGAGGAAACTATTTGAAGCGCCGAATACCGTCACGACCATACCTCACGCTCTCattatatctctcttctGCTTGAGTTCATCGCTCTGCTGGATGGATCACAAGCAGCTCGGGCTACAATACCTCCGTCATGTCCGGGTGATACTGTCCCTTCTGGAAATGAGATCCAAGTATCTTACAAAAGAAGATCAAAAGCTCGTTGAATTCTTCAAAGAGTGCCTGATTTACGAAGAATCCGTCAGAAGTATCGTGACGAGCTACAAGGAAGACATCAGCACCCTCGTGGAATGGACGCCCGCAACCTACCCACCGTACGACTTTGTCCTACACCCCTGGACCGGCGTTCCGCCAAAGATAATCGCGCTCTTTGGAAAGGCCATGTCCTTGTGTCGCAGGTCTCGCGATACGTGGCGAGGCAGCATCGCGCCCACGTATGAGGTGATGTGGCAGGCGATGCTAGATATCAACGAAGCTCAGGCCCTCGAGGAGACACTCTTATCGGTCGAGGTACCAGCTCTTATCGAGGATGCGGGCGAAATTCGCAAGGAAGATGGTCTGGACATGGACTTGCACCGCGCTGCCGAGGTGTTTCGTCTATCGtcgcttcttcagctctaCCAGACATTTCCTGATCTCGTCTCCAGGCGTCTACCAGATAGGATAGATTCAGGGAGCGTTACAAAAACGACATGGCCGACATCGCTCGCTCTATACATAACCGGGATACTCTCGGAGATCCCAGCAGAGTCAATCCGATGTCTTCAGCCCTTACTATGCCTAGGCGTAGGCTCCGGACTCCGGTGCAAGACAATATCTACGGAGGAGGCACCCCCTAAGTTGGAGCTGTCAGATACAAGCTGGTCGGATATGTCTTACCCAGTGATCGGAGACTCCAAGTCTCCAAAGCAGAGGCATTTCTCAGACGTGGGCCTAGCTCGCGAGTTCATCATGGACAGGCTGAGGGGATTTGGTCAAGGTCCCGCTGTAGGCCCTATTGTCATACTTCGGGAACTTCTACAGGCTGTCTGGTCATGGTACGACAGTGAGGCGGTGCCGGGGTCGGTGCATTGGCTCGACGTCATGGCTGATCTCAAGTATGAGACTGTCTTTGGTTGA
- a CDS encoding Fido domain-containing protein yields MFKKGITNSSLTLRPDSIYRTSLEDDKANPQDLFTTATRYLDTLRNLNDSAERENLFKKELNEILVHYIYGSNRIEHAGLGQEATFYLCRRILNQGSVPAFDGRATDKAGMEELAVDQLLRQIPEKELLRQGREVVQHLQAFEYLNHHFVAGGEDLTEDLIKETHAILCNGVSILDEELPEVPSEMYAGRYRNVAFGAGSTMFIMPKYVPQRMRELCSSLKEEIQTIETQGYVAPFSLAAKYSLQFVDIHPFQDGNGRMCRIILNVILRRYLGIVVAIGETDEDVREYIGIKKRASMEMAGHGEYATFVLKRGTKTIQKLKQKIHGKKA; encoded by the coding sequence ATGTTTAAAAAAGGCATCACAAATTCTTCTCTGACTCTACGGCCCGATTCCATCTACCGCACAAGTCTGGAAGATGACAAGGCCAATCCTCAGGATCTCTTCACCACAGCTACCCGTTACTTGGACACCTTACGGAACCTGAATGATTCTGCAGAGCGAGAAAATCTATTCAAGAAGGAGCTCAACGAGATTCTGGTACACTACATCTATGGGAGCAACCGAATCGAGCATGCTGGGCTTGGCCAAGAGGCGACGTTTTACCTCTGCCGAAGGATACTCAACCAGGGCTCAGTGCCGGCCTTTGATGGAAGGGCTACTGATAAAGCTGGTATGGAGGAGCTGGCGGTTGATCAGTTGCTGCGACAAATACCAGAGAAAGAGCTCCtacgccaaggccgagaagtCGTTCAGCACCTCCAAGCCTTCGAGTACCTCAATCATCACTTTGTGGCAGGCGGCGAAGACCTCACCGAAGACCTCATCAAAGAGACCCATGCAATCCTCTGCAATGGGGTGTCAATCCTCGATGAAGAGCTGCCCGAGGTGCCTTCGGAGATGTACGCGGGCCGTTATCGCAATGTCGCCTTCGGTGCCGGCTCGACCATGTTCATCATGCCCAAGTACGTCCCGCAACGGATGAGGGAACTctgcagcagcctcaaagagGAGATCCAAACCATAGAGACACAGGGTTATGTCGCCCCTTTCTCCCTTGCTGCGAAATACTCACTGCAGTTTGTGGACATCCACCCCTTCCAGGACGGCAACGGACGAATGTGTAGAATAATTCTCAATGTGATCCTTCGCCGCTACCTCGGCATTGTCGTGGCAATTGGAGAGACTGATGAAGATGTTAGGGAGTACATTGGGATCAAGAAGAGAGCTTCCATGGAGATGGCAGGGCATGGGGAATATGCGACGTTTGTGTTGAAGAGGGGGACAAAGACGATACAGAAGCTGAAGCAAAAGATTCATGGGAAGAAGGCCTGA
- a CDS encoding Peptide hydrolase has product MKLLASLLYGALLLTDVSAKKLTASQVEGDIKEQKLRKTLEDLNKIGTKNGGNRAFGLPGYKASLDYILDQVQGKYGKYLDTFVQPFNHTFEQTRDIWVRGPDGEDVYVITLMYNTATPTPDGVTAPLVLVPIDDERGSGCFEDQWEGIDATNKLALVKRGTCAISDKLKLAKKAGARGVILVNQLPGENISSATLSAENLGLIVPVGVIPLEIGTAWRERIEGGETLEVTLLVDSIAETRETWNIISETKQGDPNNVVMLGAHLDSVQAGPGINDDGSGTAAVLEIAKSFTKYKGYKNKVRFAWWGAEESGLVGSLYYGQQLSEADADKIRFYFNYDMIGSPKPKYWVQATTDADRIGGDILANWLRKKGKKPEWEEFDTSSDYVAFIELGIPSSGLFTGADAETDPCYHLACDTIKNIHWGALTLNAKTAGRAAAHFALSLDGVPPRSKTSTNPTSKRAVAAKFAKWEEKKRIAGKSHSCAHKEKIVV; this is encoded by the exons ATGAAGCTTCTCGCGAGTCTTCTCTACGGAGCTCTGCTCCTCACTGATGTTTCTGCCAAGAAGTTGACTGCCAGTCAAGTTGAGGGTGACATCAAGGAGCAAAA GCTTCGAAAGACGCTCGAGGATCTCAACAAGATCGGCACCAAGAACGGCGGCAACAGAGCTTTCGGTCTTCCCGGCTACAAGGCTTCTCTTGACTACATCCTCGACCAGGTCCAGGGCAAGTACGGAAAGTACCTCGACACCTTTGTCCAACCCTTCAACCACACCTTTGAGCAGACGCGAGATATCTGGGTGCGCGGACCTGACGGCGAGGATGTCTATGTCATCACCTTGATGTACAACACGGCCACTCCTACCCCCGATGGAGTGACTGCGCCTCTTGTCCTCGTTCCCATTGATGATGAGCGTGGTTCTGGATGCTTTGAGGACCAGTGGGAGGGCATTGATGCCACCAACAAGCTCGCCCTCGTGAAGCGTGGCACCTGTGCTATTTccgacaagctcaagctgGCAAAGAAGGCCGGTGCCCGTGGTGTCATTCTCGTCAACCAACTCCCAGGCGAGAACATCAGCAGTGCTACTCTCAGCGCCGAGAACCTCGGTCTGATTGTCCCCGTCGGTGTTATCCCTCTGGAGATCGGCACTGCCTGGCGTGAGCGCATTGAGGGTGGTGAGACGCTCGAGGTTactcttctcgtcgactCTATTGCTGAGACTCGAGAGACGTGGAACATCATCTCTGAGACCAAGCAGGGTGACCCCAACAACGTTGTCATGCTGGGTGCTCATCTCGACAGCGTGCAAGCTGGCCCCGGTATCAACGATGACGGTAGCGGAACCGCTGCTGTTCTCGAGATTGCCAAGTCCTTCACCAAGTACAAGGGCTACAAGAACAAGGTCCGATTCGCTTGGTGGGGTGCCGAAGA GAGCGGCCTCGTTGGATCTCTCTACTACGGACAGCAGCTTTCTGAGGCTGATGCCGACAAGATCCGGTTCTACTTCAACTACGACATGATTGGTtctcccaagcccaagtaCTGGGTTCAGGCCACCACCGATGCCGACAGGATTGGTGGAGATATCCTGGCCAACTGGCTgcgcaagaagggcaagaagccaGAGTGGGA GGAGTTTGACACCTCTTCTGACTACGTTGCCTTTATCGAGCTCGGCATCCCATCCTCCGGCCTCTTCACCGGCGCCGACGCAGAGACCGACCCCTGCTACCACCTCGCGTGTGACACCATCAAGAACATCCACTGGGGTGCCCTCACCCTCAACGCCAAGACTGCCGGCAGGGCTGCTGCTCACTTCGCCCTCAGCCTGGACGGCGTCCCCCCTCGATCCAAGACCAGCACCAACCCCACCAGCAAGAGAGCCGTTGCTGCCAAGTTTGCCAAgtgggaggagaagaagaggatcgcAGGAAAGTCTCATAGCTGCGCGCACAAGGAAAAGATTGTTGTTTAA
- a CDS encoding Cystathionine beta-synthase, whose translation MASQVPHVPPRAATVQSATELIGNTPLVRLNKIPQSLGIECDVYVKPELFSAGGSVKDRIALRMIEEAEKSGRIKPGDTLIEPTSGNTGIGLALVGAIKGYKTIITLPEKMSAEKVSVLRALGATIIRTPTQAAWDSPESHIGVAKRLEKEIPNAHILDQYSNKDNPLAHEFGTAEEIWEQTAGKINAIVAGAGTGGTITGLARGLKKHNKDIKVIAADPQGSILALPELLNEEHANESYKVEGIGYDFIPDVLDREIVDKWYKTDDQQSFYLARRLISEEGLLVGGSSGSAMAAMLLAVKEFGFKKGDVVVVILPDSIRSYLSKFADDDWLAANNLLPVNGIESTAADAQKSSDPYEGETIASLRLKPVTSVGATSLCSEAIETMRDKGFDQLPVLSASGNKLVGLVTLGNLLSYISRGRATAQSQVKDVMFDFARLDEIVTDPREFASPINPGKRRKFVEITKDTPLSTLSKFFEWNSAAVVTEKADDSKSLSKPIAVVTKVDLLTWMVNKKL comes from the exons ATGGCGTCTCAGGTCCCCCACGTTCCTCCTCGTGCTGCCACCGTCCAGTCGGCCACCGAGCTCATCGGTAACACGCCTCTCGTACGACTGAACAAGATTCCCCAGTCGCTGGGTATCGAGTGCGATGTCTACGTCAAGCCTGAGCTGTTCAGTGCTGGCGGCAGCGTCAAGGACAGAATCGCCTTGAGGATGattgaggaggccgagaagagcgGCCGTATCAAGCCCGGCGACACTCTGATCGAGCCTACCAGCGGAAACAC TGGCATTggtctcgccctcgtcggcgCCATCAAGGGCtacaagaccatcatcaccctccCCGAGAAGATGTCCGCCGAGAAGGTCTCGGTCCTCCGTGCCCTCGGCGCCACCATCATCCGTACCCCTACGCAGGCTGCTTGGGACAGCCCCGAGTCTCACATCGGCGTCGCCAAGcgcctcgagaaggagatccCCAACGCCCACATCCTTGATCAGTACAGCAACAAGGACAACCCGCTCGCCCACGAATTCGGCACCGCCGAGGAGATCTGGGAGCAGACCGCCGGCAAGATCAACGCCATTGTTGCTGGCGCCGGTACTGGTGGTACTATTACTGGTCTTGCGCGGGGTCTCAAGAAGCATAACAAGGACATCAAGGTTATTGCGGCGGATCCTCAGGGCAGTATTCTTGCTCTGCCCGAGCTTCTGAACGAGGAGCACGCCAACGAGTCTTACAAGGTGGAGGGAATCGGCTATGACTTTATTCCCGACGTTCTCGACCGCGAGATTGTTGATAAGTGGTACAAGACCGACGATCAGCAGTCCTTCTACCTCGCCCGTAGACTCATTTCTGAGGAGGGTCTTCTTGTTGGTGGCAGCTCCGGCTCTGCTATGGCTGCCATGCTCCTCGCGGTCAAGGAGTTTGGTTTCAAGAAGGGTGATGTCGTggtcgtcatcctccccgACAGCATCCGAAGCTACCTCTCCAAGTTTGCCGACGACGACTGGCTGGCAGCCAACAACCTGCTGCCCGTCAACGGAATCGAGTCCACCGCTGCTGATGCCCAGAAGTCTTCGGACCCTTACGAGGGCGAAACTATCGCCTCTCTCCGCCTCAAGCCTGTCACATCAGTCGGTGCTACTTCTCTGTGCTCCGAGGCCATCGAGACCATGCGCGACAAGGGCTTCGACCAGCTCCCCGTCCTCTCGGCCTCTGGAAACAAGCTGGTTGGTCTCGTGACCCTGGGCAACCTGCTGAGCTACATCTCTCGAGGCCGCGCCACCGCGCAGAGCCAGGTCAAGGACGTCATGTTCGACTTTGCCCGTCTCGACGAGATCGTCACCGACCCCCGCGAGTTCGCCTCGCCCATCAACCCCggaaagaggaggaagttTGTCGAGATCACCAAGGACACCCCTCTGAGCACTCTCAGCAAGTTCTTTGAGTGGAACAGTGCGGCCGTCGTGACCGAAAAGGCCGACGACTCCAAGTCCCTGTCCAAGCCCATCGCGGTCGTGACAAAGGTGGACCTCCTCACATGGATGGTCAACAAGAAGCTGTAA
- a CDS encoding Signal recognition particle receptor subunit beta, whose protein sequence is MPTFTEVVEAIMTPSATTIIVGALIIVLAPIILHVILSSSKTYTVAPTVLLIGPSNTGKTSLLTLFERGSSGTETHTSQVPQSVELNASTDSATKHSFRNHDATDGTYTKFLLVDTPGHGKLRLVAMEKLARTDKLKAVVFMVDAAAISEQDVLAPTAAYLYDVLLTLQKRATSNSKTKVSIPVLIAANKMDLFTALPSTLVMTNLEAELTRIRASRSKGLLDSGVGTDDIGSEEQDSWLGEYGSSKFTFSQLQEFDIDVEVLPGNVSGDGPGADKWWWWIAQRV, encoded by the coding sequence ATGCCCACCTTCACCGAGGtggtcgaggccatcatgacgCCTTCGGCCACAACAATCATCGTCGGCGCACTCATCATCGTTCTCGCCCCGATCATCCTCCACGTTATTCTGTCCTCCTCAAAGACCTACACCGTCGCCCCGaccgtcctcctcatcggccCCTCCAACACCGGCAAGACCTCTCTCTTGACCCTCTTCGAGCGCGGCTCCTCAGGCACCGAGACGCACACCTCGCAGGTTCCGCAGTCGGTCGAGCTCAACGCCTCCACCGACTCTGCTACCAAACACTCGTTCCGCAACCACGATGCCACCGATGGCACGTATACCaagttcctcctcgtcgacacCCCCGGGCACGGCAAGCTGCGCCTTGTcgccatggagaagctggccCGCaccgacaagctcaaggccgttGTCTTTATGGTGGACGCCGCCGCTATTAGCGAGCAGGATGTCCTGGCACCCACCGCGGCGTACCTCTACGACGTGCTGTTGACCCTCCAGAAGCGCGCTACTTCCAACTCTAAGACGAAGGTGTCTATTCCCGTTCTGATTGCCGCCAACAAGATGGATCTCTTCACCGCTCTGCCCTCGACACTCGTCATGACGAACCTGGAGGCCGAGCTGACCAGAATCCGCGCCTCGCGAAGCAAGGGACTGTTGGACTCTGGTGTTGGAACCGACGACATTGGCTCCGAGGAGCAGGATTCCTGGCTGGGCGAGTACGGTTCTTCCAAGTTCACCTTTAGCCAGCTCCAGGAGTTTGACATTGACGTCGAAGTCCTCCCTGGCAATGTCTCTGGCGATGGCCCTGGCGCCGAcaagtggtggtggtggatcGCCCAACGGGTGTAA
- a CDS encoding Palmitoyltransferase codes for MSSSSSTSGAPTAPIQMSSKSNAATPKLNSEVEMGSLPGDDSQNQADDIMQLARIGDVPAMEKLFESGEYDATYSDDEGITPLHWAAINNQYAMCKFLIEHGAEINRKGGESVATPLQWAAQRCHYYTVNLLLQHGADPLITDAQGYNTLHISTFNGNVLLLVLLLHQGIPVDVLDTFGHTALMWSAYKGFPQCVDLFLRWGASVHATDEQGFTALHWALVKGNPGCILKLIEYGADRFAKTQTGKTPAVTASELNTEGAWHRALRECGFNEDGHPAVPPWPGASYFLKDKRAFVTRFLFLWPFVLVWGMLMAVAHAPVYIGLPLGLAVVYGIQWVAQQVLEYAPPDMRHFHKTPWLTGIFAASLFLVGVNWLTTVLFATTLRATEGHSHLFLNIFFAISYGLTAYFYVASMRYDPGFVPKMNGIAEQKAVIDELLAQWKYDESNFCVTCMIRTPLRSKHCRRCQRCVAKHDHHCPWVYNCVGVNNHRHFFFYLISLSLGIISYDWLLYYYFEIISTKASDSCNVLSPGLCKFINADSYTALLAVWISLQLLWVTMLLFTQFIQVSRAMTTYENMFGVQDGTAITALTSTGAPLDPNHPSLSASTPAAHSHKHKGGMLKQWSRILGVDPFIETITGRGAVSTKNKRKKKNPYSRGCITNCKDFWCDPAPVFGQRETGTAVLGGEKIDYTAMYESPTLMQLTGRRERGGYEAVGTEEV; via the exons ATgagtagcagcagcagcacctcTGGTGCGCCAACTGCGCCCATTCAGATGTCGTCCAAGTCGAATGCCGCCACGCCCAAGCTCAATAGTGAAGTGGAGATGGGTAGCCTTCCCGGTGACGACAGCCAGAACCAGGCGGATGACATTATGCAGCTGGCCAGGATAGGAGACGTTCCGGCCATGGAGAAGTTGTTCGAGTCGGGCGAATACGACGCGACCtacagcgacgacgagggaaTCACACCCCTACAT TGGGCCGCAATTAACAACCAGTATGCGATGTGCAAATTCCTGATCGAACACGGCGCCGAGATCAACAGGAAAGGAGGCGAGTCGGTGGCGACGCCTCTCCAATGGGCTGCTCAGCGATGCCACTACTACACCGTCAACTTGCTCCTCCAGCACGGCGCAGACCCTCTCATCACCGACGCCCAGGGCTACAACACCCTCCACATTTCGACTTTTAACGGAAACGTCCTCCTACTCGTACTCCTTCTCCACCAGGGCATTCCCGTCGATGTCCTGGACACCTTTGGCCACACGGCGCTGATGTGGTCGGCTTACAAGGGATTTCCGCAATGTGTTGACCTCTTTCTCCGCTGGGGCGCCAGCGTTCACGCGACCGACGAGCAAGGCTTTACCGCTCTGCACTGGGCCTTGGTCAAGGGAAATCCGGGATGtatcctcaagctcatcgaaTATGGCGCCGATCGATTCGCAAAGACTCAGACTGGCAAGACTCCTGCCGTAACAGCCAGCGAGCTCAATACGGAGGGTGCCTGGCACCGAGCGCTCCGGGAATGCGGATTCAACGAGGACGGCCACCCCGCGGTGCCACCGTGGCCTGGCGCGAGCTATTTCTTGAAGGACAAGAGGGCGTTTGTCACCAGGTTCCTGTTCCTCTGGCCTTTTGTGCTTGTATGGGGCATGCTCATGGCTGTTGCACACGCGCCGGTGTACATCGGTCTGCCCCTCGGCCTGGCTGTCGTGTATGGTATTCAGTGGGTTGCGCAGCAGGTCTTGGAGTATGCACCTCCCGACATGCGACACTTCCACAAGACG CCCTGGCTTACCGGCATCTTTGCTGCATCTCTGTTCTTGGTCGGGGTCAACTGGTTGACGACAGTTCTTTTTGCGACAACTCTGCGAGCAACCGAGGGTCACAGCCATCTGTTCCTCAACATCTTCTTTGCCATCTCCTATGGCCTGACGGCGTATTTCTACGTTGCCAGCATGCGATACGACCCCGGCTTCGTGCCCAAGATGAACGGCATTGCGGAGCAAAAGGCTGTCATTGATGAGCTGCTCGCGCAGTGGAAGTATGACGAATCCAACTTTTGTGTTACGTGCATGATTCGAACACCTCTGCGAAGCAAGCACTGCCGCCGATGCCAGCGGTGCGTTGCCAAGCATGACCA CCATTGCCCTTGGGTATACAACTGCGTTGGTGTTAACAACCACCGACATTTCTTCTTCTACCTCATCTCGCTGTCTCTCGGTATCATTTCCTATGACTGGCTGCTGTATTATT ATTTCGAGATTATCAGCACAAAGGCTTCAGACTCGTGCAATGTCCTTAGCCCTGGTCTGTGCAAGTTCATCAACGCTGATTCTTACACTGCGCTTCTGGCTGTTTGGATCAGCCTTCAGCTCCTCTGGGTCACGATGCTTCTCTTCACCCAGTTCATCCAGGTCTCGCGAGCCATGACGACTTACGAGAACATGTTTGGTGTTCAGGATGGCACTGCCATTACAGCCCTCACCTCGACCGGCGCGCCCCTCGACCCAAACCACCCATCTCTGTCCGCATCGACTCCTGCTGCTCACTCTCACAAGCACAAGGGCGGTATGCTTAAGCAGTGGAGCCGTATCCTGGGTGTCGACCCCTTCATCGAGACCATCACTGGCCGAGGAGCAGTGTCAACCAAGAAcaagcgcaagaagaagaaccctTACAGCAGAGGCTGCATCACCAACTGTAAGGACTTTTGGTGTGATCCCGCCCCGGTCTTTGGACAGAGAGAAACGGGAACTGCTGTTCTCGGCGGCGAAAAGATCGACTATACTGCCATGTACGAGAGTCCTACTTTGATGCAGTTGACGGGTCGACGAGAGCGGGGTGGCTACGAGGCGGTGGGCACCGAGGAGGTTTAA